The genomic interval GCTGTCAATAataatagatttattttttatttattacctgTTTTTAAGCTtaagtggggaaaaaaactttatttttcagtgtcagttcacatcgttctgcatttttaaactttaaaaatgtttaaacagcatttttaaactctttttttttttttttttatatataaataacatgatAGTTCAGTCTCtgatataaaaaagtaaaaacaaaattgttttcAGAGACTTGGAAAACATTCTCAGAAAACAAGTCTGTTTTCAGtcctataaaaacatttattttcttctcttttctaAATAACTGAGTTGAAATTAGTTTAAATGTTTGCAGTAAGAGGAACGTGTTTAAGCTTAagtggaaaacaaaacattatttattttcttaaaagcTGCTTGATTTTTCAGTGTGTAAATTAGTTTTCAATTCCCACAATTATTTTCAGTCTCATTTTACAAGTGTTTGAAACTgctgtcaataataataatagatttatttttatttatgaactGTTTTTTAAGCTTAAGTGGGGGGAgagaaaactttttaaaaaagctgtttattttttcaaagtCAATTCACatcattctgcatttttaaactttaaaaactgttttaaaatgctaaatgttTGCTGTAGAAGCAATGTTTCTTTAAAgcttaaatgaaaaatacacttATTTTCTTAACAgctacttgattttttttttcagtgtgtaaATTAGTTTTCAATTCCCCACCATTTTAAGTGTTTGaaacagctgtcaatcaaaacaATAATGTTCACTAAATGATGGAGCTGAGATGAGTTTAAATGTTTGCAGCATTAAGTTAAAAGAAGggaaaaaatgattttctgaCAGCTAGTTTACATTTCAGAGTGTAAAGTTAATCGGTTCACTCTAACGCATTGATGCTCATCTCGTCTGCAGCTGGagcgtgagagagagagagacgatgCAGCCGCTGCAGATGCTGGAGGTTCCCGGGTTCAGACAGAAGCTGCTGGAGGCCTTGAGTCTGGGCAGACGGCAGCAGTACAGCTTCCCCCTCATGCAGAGGGAGGAGCCGCTCACAGACGCGCATGTCCCCCGGGGCCGCAGCCCCTCCCTGCCCGGATCCTTCTGCAGAGCCGAGGATGAGAGCGAGAGCGAGCTGCTGTATCTCTCTTTCGTCACAGCCTCCTCCTCCATCCCTCCGCTCTCCTCGTCATCCTCCTCATCATCTGAGAGCGAAAGCACGTCGTCGAGGCGCTCGCGCAGACGCAAACGCAACAGTCATGGCGTGAGAGAGCCACTCGTCATGGGAAACCAGGACGGAAAGCTGAAGCGCTCCGGTGGAGGGGAAGCAGGAGGTGCGGTGGATGAGAATGGAGCTCACGAGGGTGTAAAGAAAGGGAAGAAATCCCATGGAAAGGGAGGGGAGGGagggaagaagaaaaacaaatcagACAGATCCTCTGTTTTCCCTCACATACGGAAGCGTAAGAACCTGAAAGCGAAAGGGTTGCTGAGCGCCTCCAAAGAAGATGCGCTGGATGAACTTGATAGCGTTCCATCTCTGTGCAATAAGACGCCAGATCTCTCCGGAGATGAGCTCGGGACAGTCTGACATGGAGACCGAGAGGCCTCGTCTGGTGGCTGACAGCAGGCAGACCACACTGGATGCCACCGACGGCCCCGAGGAAGAGGAGAAGATCCGCAGCTCCGGATCCGACACGGATATGTATAGTTTCCACTCTGCCGCCGAGCAGGAAGATTTGCTGGCTGACATCCAGCAGGCCATCCGGATGAAGCAGGGAGTGATGCTCACCACTGCCGTCGAGCTTCCCTGGGAGAAGGATTGTAAACAAACCAACGGCGGGGACACTAAAAACACTCCGACCCCCCGACTCGGAGCAATTTACAGTGCTGGAAGCCTTTCCTAAACAAGAGCACGTTAGTGCGGCGCACCTCCCTGAGGAGAGGGTAGACGAGGAGACGGCTGTGAATGGAGACTCAGATGCGGCCCTTTGTACCATCACAAAAGAGCCTGAGGCCCCCCTTCCTCCTCCAGCGGTTGTCAAGACAACCAGTGAGTGCAGCTTCCCAGACCTCACTGCTTCGTTTGAAAGTGCAGTGGAGGCCGTGGAAGAGGACGATTCAGCTCCGGACGCTCCCAGCACGGATACCCTGTCGGCGGGGTCCGTGGAATGTCTGAGCGCCGTGGAAGTGAGCGAACGGCGCAAGAGCAGCGTGACGTTCGCGCACCAGGAAAGCCCCTGGCCACACGGCTGCTGAAGTCCTCGGTCAAGCCGTATCCACCAATCAGCACGTCCTACATCAAAACCACCACGCGGCAGCTGAGCTCGCCCTCCTGCTCGCCCGCGCCGTCCCCGTCTCACAGCCCGCTGTTCACGCGGCGAGGGCCCGACGCCAGGGCCGAGAGGAGACGGGTCAAGCGGCAGCGCTCCTACAGCATCACCGACCCCATCAGCCGCTCCGCCGACTGGACCGAGGAACTTCGGACTCTTCCTCCGAAAACGGCCAGATCGGCTGACTATCTGGAGTATGGAGGCTCGGAGGGAACGCTCAGGAAGGGCGGCCCGGCGCTCGCTGCCACACGGAGGGCGTCTGCAACTCAGGCGTCGACATGCAGCTTTCAGGAAGTTTTCACAGGTGAGGCAGTGACACgtttgttagcattagttaatgcatgaactaacaatgagcgaTGCATTTATTAACTGTtgtagtgcattaactaatgttaacgaatgTAATCGTAATATTGAGATTAATGTATGATTTAGAAGTAttcattataaagtaatttggaagcttttgtactttttaaagTACATCACTAAATTCTTCCCATTACTTGCATCTATACTAGAAAATATTAGGAacattaaccctataaagcctactgtgTCATATACAATACACATTTCTAATGTCTCTAAAGTGTGAAATATGATACTCGGAAAAAACTTTTtcttcagttcatttttttaatattttatctaaaggttcaataaacggttccatttaaaaaaaaaaaaaaaaaaaaacattgatttttcTGAGTATTATGGTTAAACaataatgagcaatacatttgttatagtagtaatctttgttaatgtcagttgaaaaaaaaaaaataactgaatgAAGGTGAAGCGACGCAAGTGACGACAACGTTTCATTTCATAAATTATTTGTCAgactttaaatgattaaaaaataactaacagtgagcaatacatttgttacagtagtaacctttaaagggttagttcaattgaaaatgaaaataatgtcattaattactcaccctcatgtcgttctacacctgtaagaccttcgttcatcttcagaacacaaattaagatatttttgatgaaatccgatggctcagtgaggcctccattgagagcaaagccattcaaactctcaaggtccataaaggtactaaaaacatatttaaatgagttcagtggtatcttaatgttataaagcaacaagaatactttttgtgcgccaaaaaaacggacttttcaacaatatctatatgggccgatttcaaaacactgcttcggagctttacgaatcagtgaatcagagcaccaaagtcacatgatttcagcagtttagccatttgataggagatcagattcgaaacaaaagattcgtaaagcttcgaagcttcatgaagcagtgttttgaaatcgcccatcactagatattgttgaataaagtcgttatattgtttttttttggcacacaaaaagtattctcgttgctttataatattaagatgtatattaatttatgtaccttgagagtttgaatggctttgctctcaatggaggcctcactgagccatcggatttcatcaaaaatatcttaatttgtgttctgaagatgaatgaaggtcttacgggtgtggaacgacatgtaataaatgacattttcatttttgggtgaactaaccctttaatgttagttaaaaaaaaaatataaccatGGTGGTGAAGCGATGCAAGTGACgccgtaggtcacatgacaatgacaacgtTTCATTTCATAAATTATTTGTCAGGAtttaaatggttaaacaatAACTAACAaagagcaatacatttgttacagtagtaatctttgttaatgttagttaacaaACAACTGAATGGAGGTGAAGCGACACAagtggtcacatgacaatgacgtTGTCTCAtttatactacacacattcatactatatagaactaTTTTTTAATGGACGTGAagtaagttcaaattcaaatgtagcaCCTATTCAGACACATGATTTCAGAGTCTCTGTCCTGTAGAGAGGCATTATGGGACGGCATTGAGAGGCTGGAGATGATGTCATGTGTCTAAGCAGTGAAAGGAAACATGTCGAGTCTGATTGTCACACACTGACACCAAGAACAGCGCAGAGCAAAAATAAGCATGTGAGAGACGGATAGAACTGGCCCGTCTgtagtttccacagtcagtgacagagagAGTTCGAGAATGAAGCAGCGAGTGAAAGAGAGGCAGTTCACTGGTGTTGTTTTGGCCGTCGAGTGAATAAATTCTCTCTTTCAGTCTGTGTTGTGTTGGCAGAGCTCTTTGTCTTACTGACTGATAAACAACTCTGATCTGATGAATCGCTCATCACTGACTCCTCCTCTCCTGCTCCCCGTTAGATCCATCTGAACTTTGATTCCCAGATCctgtatttctgtcttgtttagatatttgtgctggaaaacattcttaaatcaagatgcttTTACTGGAGAAGTGAGATGACTTcagatatttaaagggttagttcacctccaaaaatgaaaataatgtcattaattattcaccctcgtgtcattccacacccataagacctttgttcatcttcagaacacaaattaagatatttttgttgaaatccgatggctcagtgaggccttcatagccagcaatgacatttcctctctcaagatccattaatgtactaaaaacatatttaaatcagttcatgtgagtacagtggttcaatattaatattataaagccacgagaatatttttggtgcgccaaaaaaacaaaataacgacttatttagtgatggccgatttcaaaacactgcttcatgaagcttcggagcgtgtcgaatcagcgtgtcgaatcagcggttcggagcgccaaagtcacgtgatttcagcagtttgccggtttgacacgcgatccgaatcatgattcgacacgctgattcataactctccgaagcttcatgaagcagtgttattttgttttttttggcgcaccaaaaatattctcgtggctttataatattaatactgaaccactgtactcacatgaactgatttaaatatgtttttagtacatttaatggatcttgagagaggaaatgtcattgctggctatgcaggcctcactgagccatcggatttcaacaaaaatatcttgtgttctgaagatgaacgacggtcttacgggtgtggagcggcatgagggtgagtaataaatgacattattttcatttttgggtgaactaaccctttaagtcttgtTTTTCTGAAATAATGAGGtgcaaatatctgccaatggggtcagagaaaatattcttgttttccctttgaattaagctGATTTTTCCGACTCCACTGAcagattttcttttcttgttttaagcatgaactcgcttcattttgatgaatttcTGAGTTTCTTCAGAATAGATGTCATgcacatgtaaataaatatgtgaatCAGAGTTTAGGGTTCATATAAACagaacattcagaaacaaa from Ctenopharyngodon idella isolate HZGC_01 chromosome 12, HZGC01, whole genome shotgun sequence carries:
- the LOC127524265 gene encoding formin-2-like produces the protein MSERRGSERTAQEQRDVRAPGKPLATRLLKSSVKPYPPISTSYIKTTTRQLSSPSCSPAPSPSHSPLFTRRGPDARAERRRVKRQRSYSITDPISRSADWTEELRTLPPKTARSADYLEYGGSEGTLRKGGPALAATRRASATQASTCSFQEVFTGRTLLEKFFQQEDSSEPEEAEKICSRILAWVSCFPSVTVSERRAAAADRSHPNLT